The following proteins come from a genomic window of Malus domestica chromosome 02, GDT2T_hap1:
- the LOC139191881 gene encoding uncharacterized protein: protein MGRSKKMILDCLKKSLTNNKEKWPDKLPICLWAYCTTKRRATGETPFFLAFGSEAIIHPNVIKPSITALLPSIEQNGKEMVTSLDLVEEKPEQTSTRIAAYQHQLLSSYNKRAKIQQFQLGDLVLRKAFITTRREGSKKMNLIWECLYKISKVDGKSNYTLATMKRKKKIEK from the coding sequence ATGGGCAGGTCGAAGAAaatgatcctcgactgcctcaagaaatccctcactaATAATAAGGAAAAATGGCCTGACAAACTCCCCatatgtctatgggcatattgcaccaccaaaagacgagcaaccggtgaGACTCCTTTCtttttggcatttggttcggaagcaatcattcatcccaatgtcatcaagCCAAGTATCACCGCTCTACTACCAAGCATTGAACAGAACGGTAAAGAGATGGtcacaagcttagatctggtaGAGGAAAAGCCCGAGCAGACCAGCACTCGCATTGCAGCCTACcaacatcagctcctctccagctacaacaaaagggctaaGATCCAGCAGTTCCAGCtcggagatctagtcctaagaaaagccttcatcactacccgcagagaaggctccaaaaagatgaatCTCATTTGGGAATGTCTGTACAAGATTAGTAAAGTAGACGGAaaaagtaattacaccctcgccaccatgaaacgaaaaaaaaagatcgaaaagtag